The Drosophila subobscura isolate 14011-0131.10 chromosome A, UCBerk_Dsub_1.0, whole genome shotgun sequence genome includes the window CCCAAATCGTGACAGTAAAAGCGATGTTTGGCAAAGAAGACCAACAGACCGATGGTGCTCAGTATAGAGGCCACAAAGAAGAACTTCTTCCACTTgatggactgctgctgctgaacatTCAGTGACTGGCCCGCATTGAGTATTCCATTCAGCTTGATGGTGGCCAGCATATAGCACAGCGAACAAACCATGAACGTGATGAAGATTCTCTCGTGCACGGCTGTAGttcgaaaataaaatgaacaaaaacatcaacaatTATCTTAAATCTAAACAGCTTGTGCTGCAGCATGGACTTACGATAGTTCTCCCGATTTGATATATAGGTAACGCCGCCGAGGGACGCTATCTCAATGCAATTGAGCACCAGAATAAGGCTGATCAGCCAGCTGGCCTGTGGCACCAGCTCTGGGCTGAGCCGCTTCAGCTGCGACCGATAGTAGTTCTTGTAGACAAAGGCAATGGGTATTCGCGGTCCGATGTGCAGCGCAATGCTAAAACGCCAGAAGTAGCGCTGCGGACTTACGCCCGTAATTGCACTTATCGAGGGTATTATATTGTAGACCTGTAAAGCCGAGCCCAAAAGGGAGTGAAGGTTaaatctctcgctctctgcctctggggGGATTCTTTCGGGAATACCACCCGAACACTCACGCGGCAATGTGTCTCGTGTACATCGTCGTACTGGAAGACGTAGGCGGTCACAAAGCAGGTGAAGAGAGTCACCAGTGGCAGCAAGGCGGTCACCACGCAGATCTCATGGAAGCTGGCCAAATAGTGTATGGCCAATGGCTGCTCCTGATGCTGTTCCTTTGTGGCCTGCAATTATGGAAGGGAATTAGTAAAAGGTGCACTCAAGGGGGGGAGGGCCCATCTTTGGGCGCTCCTTTCTGGTGGAGGCTTACCGCGCGCGCTAATTAGTtagatttggttttgttttcaatttggttaaattagcaacaacaaaaagcgctaaaaaaatgtgaaaggagaatatgaataaatcaataaataaacaaacaaacacaaaaaccccCCAACcaataaacagaaacaaagtTGATGGcaaaaaaactatttataaatgcacgcatacatatgtatgtatgtatgtacttgtatgcacatatttacatttactcatacatatgtacatatatggacGGGGACTGCGACCCGGGACTCGCACGAAAACTGAATAATGAATGAAGACCGACGGACCGACGGACCGACGGACCGAACGACCACGTCCACGAATAACAGCCTCCGCAACGAGGGAAAGGGGATTATAAATAAACGAGTCCTTGAGTGGGTGGCAAGGCCGTTTGCTATCATTGCAAAAGGATTAATGTCCAAAAATAGATGcgactggagctggaactaGACCCACCATCCTTCCATCCTGACGTAATCAGGCCCACAGCTGGTGCCGAGTTCCGCATGCCATTGTCCAAAATTAATTAGCACCAAATTAATAGGAAGCGTTGGCGAGGcgttgcaaatgaaattgaatgcGTTGTGATTAAATCAGGGACCGGACAGGACATGTCACGGAACATTGTGGCGCACAGAAAGCCCACGCGTGGCTCCCATCGACATGTGGGGTCATAGAAAGAGATgtgaagagcgagagagacagagtgagacgTAACACATGGGAAAGGGAAGGGGCAGGGTTCTGTAAATTCGGAATGGCGAAAACATAACGGTAAACAACATGGAggaaagagcaaaacaaatcgaagcAAAACGCATTTcgaaaattacaaaagcaaaaagcaaacagaagaaGCCCATTCAAGGGTGGGGTGGTTGGTGGGGGAtggtatgtgtctgtgtgtgcggcatGCGCAGCAGAGGCGGGGAAATGGGCCTTCTAACTGCGAAAATTACAGCAACGGAAGAGCAAGGAGGAGGGTAAAATaaaacaggcacacacacacatgcttaTACAGaacacccacgcacacaacacacacacacacacaggctaGATGGTAGCTGGGAAGGGGGAcggggatggatggatggagcgGGGTCAGGTCATAAGCGTGCGCTGGCTGCCTTTCGGTTTTGGCTTAATGTTATATAATttttggccacacacacaatctgcAATCACACAGAAACAtcaagaaaacacacacaaaaacaaaaaacaattattggCACACATATTATATGGTATTATTGGAAAGAACTAAATTTCCATGGTTACACATGCACCCGCTGTTCTCACCGCCGCTGCCGGATCATGGAGGGTGCAGCTATCGCCGCTGGACCCGCCACTGCCGATGACGCCGCCGCCTCCATCACTGATTTTGCTGGATTTTGCCTCCGGTCTCGCCCCGCTGCTATCTGATGAGGATGATGCTGCAACACATCCTGTCCTCGATACCCCGGATGACGAtgacgttgctgctgttgaattCTGTATGTTCTGCATATTTGTCGGCGGCGTCGTCGTTGCTGTTAATTGTTTGGCTGTGGAGGATGCCCTTTCGCATAATTTGTatgcccagctgctgccgccaaaCCGCGCGCGCGCTTCACACGCAATTTCCTGTTTTTTTCCTTTggataatatttaatatttcgcAGTCCAGCAGTCCGCAGTCCCCGTTTAATTTTTTCGCCCACCTGCTTTTTTGTAACagaacactcacacacgaaTGCGCTGGAGCCACGGTCACACTTGACTGGCGCCCAAGAAAGTACTGCATTTATCGGAATCTTGATTTACCGCTAACTTTTTCAGCGATACATTAACTATCGATAGCACAGCACTTGCGATGCATTCAATGCGATATACGATGTACTAAAAGGCGCTCAAAATCACGTATttaagaatttaattaaataacttACATATATTATGTTATgttacatatattattttttgtattatattgAGCCCCCCCAAGGCTCATAAGGAAGTTACTTATTATGCTACGTCTAACGTATTGCTTCATATGTgtcaatcaaaatgaaaaaaaaccGAATCAAATCTAAGACTGAAAAATCTAAATATGTTGAAGCGCTTGTTTTCTCGATTgctgcggctcctgctgctgctcttttggtT containing:
- the LOC117898763 gene encoding post-GPI attachment to proteins factor 2-like, with translation MQNIQNSTAATSSSSGVSRTGCVAASSSSDSSGARPEAKSSKISDGGGGVIGSGGSSGDSCTLHDPAAAATKEQHQEQPLAIHYLASFHEICVVTALLPLVTLFTCFVTAYVFQYDDVHETHCRVYNIIPSISAITGVSPQRYFWRFSIALHIGPRIPIAFVYKNYYRSQLKRLSPELVPQASWLISLILVLNCIEIASLGGVTYISNRENYPVHERIFITFMVCSLCYMLATIKLNGILNAGQSLNVQQQQSIKWKKFFFVASILSTIGLLVFFAKHRFYCHDLAFSWFAFFEYLIAIANMLYHFTIIWDFPSQYMVIVQGPLENISQYLSSRPKTD